CCTTCGAATTTGAACTGATTTTCGAACAGCCCACTGTTCTCCCGTCGAAGTCCTGCCTCTCCTTCAAAACTCAACGTTTCTTTTCCCGCTATCCCCGATAAAGCCAAGGAAAAGACCTCTTCAGGCGTTTGATCTCGCTGGATTAATCCACAACCCGGAACACCAATAATCACGATGCTCACAAATAACCATAATGTACGTACCGAATGGCGGTTAAACATGTCTATCTTCACCCTTCCATGAACTTTCTCCATAGATTGCCCCGCCCGTATACGCTTATACTTCTTCTATACACATCTTGATCTGCGATGCACAAAAAAAAGAGAACGACTCCGCAATTGGAATTGTTCTCTCTTAACGTGTTACTTCCTGTTCCTCTACAACGATTCTGTTCCGACCACCATTCTTGGCGCTGTACAAAGCCATATCAGCCCGATAAAACAAGGACTCTACACTGACCTTTTCATCCATCCAATTCCACTCTGCGATGCCACTGGATACCGTAACGGGTGGTCTGGTCTCTTCTGCGACTCTCTTTCGAATCACTTCCGCATAATCTAACGCCTGCCTTACACTCACCTGTGGCATATAGATCGCCAGTTCTTCTCCACCCCATCTGGCACATACATCCTCCGAGCGAACAGAGCTGGTAACGATCTCACTCACTTGCTTCAATACTTGATCCCCCGTCTGGTGTCCGAACGTATCATTCACCTGTTTGAACTGATCAATATCCACCACAATGAGGGAGCCACAGAATTCATGAGCCTGTCGCTCGTGAATCACACTATCCAGATAATGCCTCACGTACAGACCTGTCAACATATCCAGATTAGCCAAGCGCCGAACCTCGGCATGCAGCGTGGCATTTGACAGGGCAAGCCCGATATGAATGGATAACATCTGCAAGAGCCTATAGTTATCATAAGAAAAGTAGTGCTCTCTACTGTGTCCCAGCAAAATGGCACCCTTCACTTCACCATTGACTCGGATCGGTGATGCAATCAGTGACATGGATCCCGTATCTTCCATGAAAAAGGAGGACACTTTATCATATTGCGCATAATTGACTATAATAAGCGGTTCCTCTGTTCGATAGATCAAACCTGCGATACCGTAGTCTACAGAAAAGGATTGGTGAAAAACATCTTTCACGTTAGATGACATGACTTCGAAGTCATTGGTACTGTCATTGAGTTGAAGAATGCAACACGTTTCGGCCTGGAATATTTCCTTTAACTCTTGCTCGGATAGTTGATAAATCTCCGAAAGATGCAGACTCTTGTTCAACCGCTGTGTAAGATCATTAATTAAACGAAGTTCCTGAATTAACATATTGGATTGTTCATGCAACTTGGCGTTCTCAAAGGCCGTTCCTGCAGTGTCTACCATCATCGTAATCAATTGCAAGTCCGATTCTTCCATAATCTCTTCATTCATTTCGATATGGAACACACCGTATATGCCTTGTTTGCCTTTCAGCGGAATCCCTACATCTACAATGCGGTTCTCTGCATCATGTGAGCGAGCAACGATCAGCTTACCTTCCATAAATGAACGCACACAAATATCTTCTCCTCGCTCGTGGACAAGCAACGGTTTAATCCGTGGATCAGAGTTGCTCTGATCCTGAGACATATACAATTTGATATAAGTCGCCGGGTACAAGTAGTCCATACTGTCAAATACCTCATCCAATATGGCCTCGACATCCATTTTGTCATGCATTCGCTGAACAATCTGAAAGAGGATGGACCTCCGGTGTTCCTCACGGGCTGTTTGTTCATGAGCATGTAACAGGTCCGTCATAAATATGTATTCGAATCTTCGGTAAAAGCAGGTGTGATAATGCAATGCCTCAGATTGAACCACAGCTTCAGACGTTTCATATCCATTGGATTCATAGATCACAGCAGTGAATACGGCAAACATATCCTTGTTAGTTCTGGAGAATAAGGGATGTGTTATTATAAGATATTCTCCGTGTTCGCTTGTCCCTTTAAGGGACAGGACCTGTCTCTTATCCAAACATTCCAATACCAGCCTGCGTGCATTTACGCCCGAATCAGCTTCATGATCGCTATCGTATCCTATGCAATCACCTTCCGTGTTCCACACGCTGTAAAAGGTTGATGTTCTGGCCAGCCTTGAACCCACTTTGGAGTTCCAGTCACTGTATGCCTGCTCTAGCAAGCTACCTAAATATGAAAAATCAAAAGGTGTGATATCCATTTTTTGCATCCACAACACATGCTCTTCATGAGAATGAGGAGCGGCAAAAGATGCGGAATCGCCCGAACTTCGTGAATTCAAGCTGGCAGGTAAACTTCTTAGATGTTCTAACATGTCAGGCGCTCCTTTGCACCGTTTTTGCATCCACCAGGATGCATTAATCTGCAGACGTTATCGCAAACCTGCAAATTCGTTGCGATAACCTTGTTACATAAAGATGATTTAAAGTTAAGATACAATCTATTTTACTCTGTTTAAAGCTTTTTTGCATCCATATTTCAGAAAATTGTCCCATTATTTTAGGCCCAATGACCTATCGACAAATTTAGACGTTTTTTTGCTTTTATTCTACGCTTGACTTTGTTTCTCTTAAACTGTAATATAAATTGTTGATGAAGACTACTAATGGGTCTTTAAATTTGGGCATTACCGGTTGTGTCACCCTCATTCTTTTTGTTGCTTTCAGGACAGCGGCTGAACTTTCCTGATCGTTCTATGCGAGGCCAAGCCCGCATCAACAAATTGGAGCGCAAACAG
This Paenibacillus xylanexedens DNA region includes the following protein-coding sequences:
- a CDS encoding sensor domain-containing diguanylate cyclase, which encodes MLEHLRSLPASLNSRSSGDSASFAAPHSHEEHVLWMQKMDITPFDFSYLGSLLEQAYSDWNSKVGSRLARTSTFYSVWNTEGDCIGYDSDHEADSGVNARRLVLECLDKRQVLSLKGTSEHGEYLIITHPLFSRTNKDMFAVFTAVIYESNGYETSEAVVQSEALHYHTCFYRRFEYIFMTDLLHAHEQTAREEHRRSILFQIVQRMHDKMDVEAILDEVFDSMDYLYPATYIKLYMSQDQSNSDPRIKPLLVHERGEDICVRSFMEGKLIVARSHDAENRIVDVGIPLKGKQGIYGVFHIEMNEEIMEESDLQLITMMVDTAGTAFENAKLHEQSNMLIQELRLINDLTQRLNKSLHLSEIYQLSEQELKEIFQAETCCILQLNDSTNDFEVMSSNVKDVFHQSFSVDYGIAGLIYRTEEPLIIVNYAQYDKVSSFFMEDTGSMSLIASPIRVNGEVKGAILLGHSREHYFSYDNYRLLQMLSIHIGLALSNATLHAEVRRLANLDMLTGLYVRHYLDSVIHERQAHEFCGSLIVVDIDQFKQVNDTFGHQTGDQVLKQVSEIVTSSVRSEDVCARWGGEELAIYMPQVSVRQALDYAEVIRKRVAEETRPPVTVSSGIAEWNWMDEKVSVESLFYRADMALYSAKNGGRNRIVVEEQEVTR